Proteins encoded within one genomic window of Arachis ipaensis cultivar K30076 chromosome B08, Araip1.1, whole genome shotgun sequence:
- the LOC107614258 gene encoding uncharacterized protein LOC107614258, translating to MKPLLRIRHYLPKVLCRQHRLYVAGLNASNSNVSLRNFGQAARKQEEEEVEEVEIDQRNLPADFDPTTFDPMVRRGPPSERVFRLVDEMASLTVAEAAELGHIMMKKMGTKELPTVGFLKPGAANIAGLTATKAAPAEAEEEKKPEKTVFELKLESYEAASKIKVIKEVRGFTDLGLKEAKDLVEKTPSIIKKGVSKEEGEQIIEKMKALGAKVIIE from the coding sequence ATGAAGCCGCTTTTAAGAATAAGGCATTATTTACCTAAAGTTTTATGTAGGCAACATCGTTTATATGTAGCAGGGCTTAATGCAAGTAACTCAAATGTGTCATTAAGAAATTTTGGTCAAGCTGCAAGGAAACAGGAGGAAGAGGAAGTTGAGGAGGTGGAGATTGACCAACGAAATCTCCCTGCTGATTTTGATCCCACAACATTTGATCCTATGGTGCGTCGTGGCCCTCCATCTGAGAGAGTTTTCAGGCTTGTTGATGAAATGGCATCTCTTACGGTAGCTGAAGCAGCTGAACTGGGTCACATTATGATGAAGAAAATGGGGACGAAGGAGCTGCCTACTGTTGGATTCTTGAAGCCAGGAGCTGCAAATATAGCTGGACTCACAGCGACGAAAGCTGCACCAGCAGAAGCTGAGGAGGAGAAAAAGCCAGAAAAGACTGTATTCGAATTGAAATTAGAGTCCTATGAAGCAGCCTCCAAGATTAAAGTCATCAAGGAGGTTCGGGGCTTTACTGATTTAGGTTTGAAGGAGGCAAAGGATTTAGTGGAGAAAACACCCTCTATTATAAAGAAAGGTGTTTCAAAGGAAGAAGGAGAACAAATAATAGAGAAAATGAAAGCTCTTGGTGCAAAGGTTATTATAGAATGA